The proteins below come from a single Chryseobacterium sp. MA9 genomic window:
- a CDS encoding DUF6526 family protein, with translation MKQQNYNNHRKFYPPHHFIYLPLLILLEIFGIYKIWDDPGNQLTWILFSIVIFLLFYLAFMTRQHYALGLQNRMVILEFQQRYFEIFNKRSDETIEKLRFDQIAALRFTYDDEFKELLYRALHENISGDEIKRSIKKWRADRLRI, from the coding sequence ATGAAACAGCAGAACTACAATAACCACAGGAAATTTTATCCGCCTCATCATTTTATTTATCTTCCTTTGCTCATTCTATTGGAGATTTTCGGAATTTATAAAATCTGGGACGACCCGGGAAATCAACTGACCTGGATTCTATTTTCTATCGTTATTTTTCTGCTTTTCTATCTGGCATTTATGACACGGCAGCATTATGCATTGGGACTTCAAAACCGAATGGTGATCCTGGAATTTCAGCAGCGGTATTTTGAAATCTTCAATAAAAGATCAGATGAAACTATTGAAAAATTAAGATTTGACCAGATTGCTGCACTGAGATTTACCTATGATGATGAGTTCAAGGAGCTTTTATACAGAGCCCTTCATGAAAACATCTCAGGAGACGAAATTAAAAGGTCTATAAAAAAATGGAGGGCTGACCGACTCAGAATCTAA
- a CDS encoding DNA topoisomerase IB, producing MEKNTDLEIISHLKPSKIVKIMKDPEASAKAVHLIYTTDAETAGITRKKNGKKYSYYKDGEKIKDKEEITRINKLVIPPAWENVWICALENGHLQATGFDVKKRKQYRYHPLWSALRNHTKFYRMLQFGYALPDIRLQVEQDLALRNFEKRKILALIVSLMQRTNIRIGNNIYEKLYGSFGLTTLKGKHVQIKGQKITFSFKGKKGIMHNVDLRSKRLSRLIQKCKDIPGKELFQYFDDEGNRHSVDSGMVNEYIKEISGEDFTAKDFRTWSGTVSALIAFKEIGYAENDTQYKKKVKEALDIVAENLGNTSAVCRKYYVHPLVINLYENNTIKKYLDELEIIEENDGKADLTKEERLVLKILENEKM from the coding sequence ATGGAGAAGAATACAGACCTGGAAATCATTTCTCACCTTAAGCCTTCAAAAATTGTTAAAATCATGAAGGACCCGGAAGCTTCTGCAAAGGCGGTACATCTCATATATACCACCGATGCAGAAACCGCCGGAATTACCCGTAAAAAAAACGGAAAGAAATATTCCTATTATAAAGACGGTGAAAAGATAAAGGATAAAGAAGAAATTACAAGGATCAATAAACTGGTGATTCCACCTGCCTGGGAAAATGTGTGGATCTGTGCACTGGAAAACGGGCATCTTCAGGCAACAGGTTTTGATGTCAAGAAAAGAAAACAATACCGCTACCATCCTCTTTGGAGCGCTTTAAGAAATCATACAAAATTTTACAGGATGCTTCAGTTCGGATATGCGTTACCGGACATCCGGCTTCAGGTAGAACAGGATCTTGCTCTGAGAAATTTTGAGAAACGGAAAATCCTGGCTTTAATTGTAAGCCTAATGCAAAGAACCAATATCCGCATTGGAAATAATATATATGAAAAACTATACGGTTCTTTTGGGCTGACAACCTTAAAAGGTAAGCATGTTCAAATAAAAGGACAAAAGATTACTTTTTCTTTTAAAGGGAAAAAAGGCATTATGCACAATGTTGATCTTCGAAGTAAAAGACTGTCACGACTGATTCAGAAATGTAAAGATATCCCGGGGAAGGAACTTTTCCAGTATTTTGATGATGAAGGAAACCGCCATTCTGTAGATTCCGGAATGGTAAATGAGTATATAAAAGAAATCAGTGGTGAAGATTTTACGGCCAAGGATTTCAGAACATGGTCCGGAACAGTAAGCGCGCTAATTGCTTTTAAAGAAATCGGGTATGCAGAAAATGATACTCAATATAAAAAGAAAGTAAAAGAAGCCTTGGATATTGTCGCTGAGAACCTGGGAAATACATCAGCTGTCTGCAGAAAATATTATGTTCATCCTTTAGTCATTAACCTTTACGAAAACAATACAATCAAAAAATATCTTGACGAGCTGGAAATTATAGAAGAAAATGACGGAAAGGCCGATCTGACAAAAGAGGAAAGGCTGGTTCTGAAAATTCTGGAAAACGAGAAAATGTAA